In one Geotoga petraea genomic region, the following are encoded:
- the leuS gene encoding leucine--tRNA ligase, which translates to MKEKYTPQDFEKKWQKVWEDKKVFEAEKNSDKEKFYNLIMFPYPSGTIHVGHVKNYTIGDVVARYKKMKGFNVLHPFGYDSFGLPAENAAIKQGNIHPETWTLKNIETIRTQIKSTGISYDWSRELMTSSESYYKWTQWIFLKMYEKGLAYKKNAPVNWCPSCKTVLANEQVVNGKCERCNTDVEIKQLNQWYFKITDYADKLLTDLDKLENWPENVKIMQKNWIGKSVGAEVDFAVEGSEEKIKVFTTRPDTLWGVTFMAVAPESPLVDSLTKENKKEEMQKFLKKISIQDRFKRSAEGAEKEGVFTGSYAINPVNNEKIPIYVANYILYEYGTGAIMAVPAHDERDFEFAKKYNINIRRVIKAKNGEDRLEKAFTDDGFMVNSGKFNGMSNREALKEIVNWLEDKKIGSKKVQFKLRDWLISRQRYWGTPIPIIYCDNCGTVPVPEEDLPVELPKDVKFDSSGKSPLVDHKKFNNVTCPKCGGIARRETDTMDTFVDSSWYYLRYINPNMQDKIFDSNDVNEWLPVDQYIGGVEHAILHLLYSRFVTKFLKDIDLIDFDEPFKNLFTQGMLYKDGAKMSKSKGNVVSPEEIIKKYGTDTLRTYVLFIGPPEKDAEWNDSGVEGVYRFLNKLWNNYYLFIDKIKGISLDKVKIEIKTKEEKSLRRKLHSMIQKMTRDIEGNFQFNTAISAMMELSNELNSYINSIDENKWNLNLLREVAEDFVLMLSPFAPHIAEELWHEMGNENLIVESKWPEVDKEALKKDELNIIIQVNGKLRGQVEVPSNSTQEKIKEIVLKEEKVQKFIEGKTLIKTIYVPKKLVNIVVEG; encoded by the coding sequence ATGAAGGAAAAATATACACCACAAGACTTTGAAAAAAAATGGCAAAAAGTGTGGGAAGATAAAAAAGTTTTTGAAGCTGAAAAAAATAGTGACAAAGAAAAATTTTATAACCTTATTATGTTCCCTTATCCTTCGGGAACAATTCATGTGGGACATGTTAAGAATTATACTATAGGCGATGTTGTAGCCAGATACAAAAAAATGAAAGGTTTTAATGTTCTTCATCCTTTTGGTTATGATTCTTTTGGATTACCTGCAGAAAATGCAGCTATTAAACAAGGTAATATTCATCCAGAAACTTGGACATTAAAAAATATCGAAACTATAAGAACACAAATAAAATCCACAGGTATTAGTTATGATTGGAGTAGGGAATTAATGACTTCTTCAGAAAGTTATTACAAATGGACTCAGTGGATTTTCTTAAAAATGTATGAAAAGGGACTTGCATATAAAAAAAATGCACCAGTTAATTGGTGTCCAAGCTGTAAAACTGTTTTAGCAAACGAACAGGTTGTTAACGGGAAATGTGAAAGATGTAATACTGATGTTGAGATAAAACAACTAAATCAATGGTATTTTAAAATAACGGACTATGCAGATAAACTTTTAACCGATTTAGATAAGCTGGAAAATTGGCCAGAAAATGTTAAAATTATGCAAAAAAATTGGATAGGAAAAAGTGTAGGTGCTGAAGTAGATTTTGCTGTTGAAGGCAGTGAAGAAAAAATTAAAGTCTTCACTACAAGGCCAGATACTTTATGGGGAGTTACATTCATGGCTGTTGCTCCTGAATCACCTTTAGTAGATTCCTTAACAAAAGAGAACAAAAAAGAAGAAATGCAGAAATTTTTGAAAAAAATCAGCATTCAAGATAGGTTTAAAAGATCTGCTGAAGGTGCAGAAAAAGAAGGGGTTTTCACAGGAAGTTATGCAATCAACCCAGTTAACAACGAAAAAATACCTATTTATGTAGCTAATTATATCCTTTATGAATACGGTACTGGGGCTATAATGGCTGTCCCAGCTCATGATGAAAGAGATTTTGAGTTTGCAAAAAAATACAATATAAATATAAGAAGAGTAATTAAAGCTAAAAATGGTGAAGACCGTTTAGAAAAAGCTTTCACAGATGATGGTTTTATGGTGAATTCTGGCAAATTCAATGGTATGTCAAACAGAGAAGCTTTAAAAGAAATAGTTAATTGGTTAGAAGATAAAAAGATAGGGTCTAAAAAAGTACAATTTAAACTTAGAGATTGGCTAATTTCAAGACAAAGATATTGGGGAACTCCAATTCCTATAATATATTGTGATAATTGTGGAACAGTTCCAGTACCCGAAGAAGATTTACCAGTTGAATTACCAAAAGATGTCAAATTCGACTCTTCTGGAAAAAGCCCTTTAGTTGACCACAAAAAATTTAACAACGTTACCTGTCCAAAATGTGGTGGAATTGCAAGAAGAGAAACAGATACAATGGATACTTTTGTAGATAGTTCTTGGTATTATCTAAGATATATAAACCCAAACATGCAAGACAAGATCTTTGATTCTAATGATGTAAACGAATGGTTACCTGTTGATCAATACATAGGCGGGGTAGAACATGCTATTTTGCATTTATTGTATTCGAGATTTGTAACTAAATTTTTGAAAGATATAGATCTCATAGATTTTGACGAACCTTTCAAAAACCTGTTCACTCAAGGCATGTTATACAAGGATGGTGCTAAAATGTCTAAATCTAAAGGAAATGTAGTTTCACCAGAAGAAATTATTAAGAAATACGGAACTGATACTTTAAGAACTTATGTCTTATTTATAGGACCTCCAGAGAAAGATGCTGAATGGAATGATTCAGGTGTTGAAGGCGTTTATAGATTTTTAAATAAACTATGGAATAATTATTATTTATTCATAGACAAAATTAAAGGTATTTCTCTTGATAAAGTAAAAATAGAAATTAAAACAAAAGAAGAAAAATCTCTGAGAAGGAAATTACACTCTATGATACAAAAAATGACCAGAGATATTGAAGGTAATTTCCAATTTAACACTGCTATTTCTGCTATGATGGAATTATCAAATGAGTTAAACTCATATATTAATTCAATAGATGAAAACAAATGGAATTTGAATTTATTAAGAGAAGTCGCTGAAGATTTTGTTCTCATGCTTTCACCTTTTGCTCCACATATTGCTGAAGAGTTATGGCATGAGATGGGTAATGAAAATTTGATCGTCGAATCTAAATGGCCAGAAGTTGACAAAGAGGCTCTTAAAAAAGATGAGCTTAATATAATAATTCAGGTAAATGGAAAGCTCAGAGGACAAGTTGAGGTTCCTTCTAACTCAACTCAAGAAAAAATAAAAGAAATAGTTTTAAAAGAAGAAAAAGTTCAAAAGTTTATCGAAGGAAAAACATTAATAAAAACTATTTATGTTCCAAAAAAATTAGTTAATATAGTAGTAGAGGGGTGA
- a CDS encoding metal-dependent hydrolase, with protein MPNFKHHITSGILLFPVYYLVFSIVFTLLFDHYPLFNNNELIFSFLLFVIGTDLPDVDHDLSIINKIFRILIVIFSVYYLFEYEYLLRHITNIDDFLIYNIIIIYLGIILGYAFGIVFNSLTRHRGAWHKIHTGIIIGIILFLLNTKFKIEIRIFYSLSLISGFYVHLLLDKYIKIK; from the coding sequence ATGCCAAATTTCAAACATCATATAACATCTGGAATATTGTTATTTCCAGTTTATTATTTAGTTTTTTCTATAGTTTTTACTTTATTATTCGATCATTATCCCTTATTCAATAACAACGAGTTGATATTTTCATTTTTATTATTTGTTATAGGAACGGATTTGCCAGATGTTGATCACGATTTATCTATTATAAACAAAATTTTTAGAATACTGATTGTTATTTTTTCTGTTTATTATTTGTTTGAATACGAATACTTACTAAGACATATAACAAACATAGACGATTTTTTGATATATAATATAATTATTATCTATTTAGGTATTATTTTAGGATATGCCTTTGGTATTGTTTTTAACTCTCTAACTCGTCACAGAGGAGCCTGGCATAAAATACATACAGGAATAATAATAGGGATAATACTTTTTTTACTTAACACTAAGTTTAAAATAGAAATAAGAATTTTTTACAGCTTATCTTTAATATCTGGTTTTTATGTGCATTTATTGTTGGATAAATATATTAAAATTAAATAA
- a CDS encoding tRNA threonylcarbamoyladenosine biosynthesis protein TsaB, whose protein sequence is MIIISSSQSDVYIIYKGNKSIIKKISGRSSGSKIVSAVQEILVLNNKTLGQIKEFGIDVGPGSFTGIRISIAVIQGFLFGRNDYELKKFYSSDVLGYGFLNKKIAVLNKARDDAAYVSLYNYGVRVSMPEMIFGKNLDGILQDRTLIGAQSKHFKDKYLLKNEILIPEISIDNFIYAFKVGEKINAEDLEPLYIQKPIAVENYEKQNNKKIEDI, encoded by the coding sequence TTGATAATTATATCGTCTTCTCAAAGTGATGTGTACATAATTTATAAAGGTAATAAAAGTATTATTAAAAAGATAAGTGGGAGAAGTTCTGGATCTAAAATAGTTTCAGCAGTACAAGAAATATTGGTATTAAATAATAAAACTTTAGGCCAAATAAAAGAATTTGGAATAGATGTTGGTCCAGGATCTTTCACGGGTATAAGAATAAGTATAGCAGTAATTCAAGGATTTTTATTTGGTAGAAATGATTATGAATTGAAAAAATTTTATTCTTCTGATGTTTTGGGTTATGGTTTTTTAAATAAAAAAATAGCTGTGTTGAATAAGGCAAGGGATGATGCAGCATATGTATCTTTATATAATTATGGTGTTAGAGTTTCAATGCCAGAAATGATATTTGGTAAAAATTTAGACGGTATTTTACAAGATAGAACTTTGATAGGTGCGCAATCAAAACATTTTAAAGATAAATATTTACTGAAAAATGAAATTTTAATTCCAGAAATATCTATTGATAATTTTATTTACGCTTTTAAAGTTGGTGAAAAAATAAATGCGGAAGATTTAGAACCACTTTATATACAAAAACCAATTGCTGTTGAAAATTATGAAAAACAAAATAATAAGAAAATTGAAGACATATAA
- a CDS encoding redox-sensing transcriptional repressor Rex, producing the protein MRTPKIPKPTIRRLAIYYRCLTKLKDNGVDKTSSKEMADLLGIKASQVRKDLSYFGEFGKRGVGYNVDKLSFKLKEILGLKKNWNVAIVGAGNLGSAIANYAGLEKNGFKIVSAFDVDEKKVGQMIVPGVTIQKIDDIEERIKNNNIEIAILTVPVNAAQEVTDKLINCGIKGILNFTPTSIYAPEDIEVEDVDFVISLKSLTFEIASSKNDL; encoded by the coding sequence GTGAGAACTCCAAAAATTCCTAAACCAACAATAAGAAGACTAGCTATTTATTATAGATGTTTAACTAAGTTAAAAGACAACGGCGTAGATAAAACATCTTCTAAAGAAATGGCAGATCTTCTTGGAATCAAAGCTTCTCAAGTAAGGAAAGATCTATCTTACTTTGGAGAGTTTGGTAAACGTGGTGTAGGTTACAATGTTGATAAACTTTCTTTTAAACTAAAAGAAATTTTAGGGCTGAAAAAGAATTGGAACGTGGCAATTGTTGGAGCAGGTAACCTTGGTTCTGCTATAGCAAATTATGCAGGCCTTGAAAAAAATGGATTTAAAATAGTATCTGCTTTTGACGTTGATGAAAAAAAAGTAGGTCAAATGATAGTTCCTGGTGTAACAATACAAAAAATAGACGATATTGAAGAAAGAATAAAAAATAACAATATTGAAATAGCTATTCTTACAGTTCCAGTGAACGCTGCTCAAGAAGTTACAGATAAGCTCATAAATTGTGGTATTAAGGGTATTTTAAATTTCACACCTACCTCTATATACGCTCCAGAAGACATAGAGGTAGAAGATGTTGATTTCGTGATTTCTTTAAAATCTTTGACTTTTGAAATTGCATCTTCTAAAAATGATTTATAA
- the pduL gene encoding phosphate propanoyltransferase, with amino-acid sequence MVTKKPGIKVGVSNRHLHLSQEDLEKLFGRGYQLNPIKDLGQPGQYASEETVDLVGPKNTIKRVRVLGPTRKATQVEVSRTDAFKLGVNPPVRDSGDIVDSSSIKLVGPKGEVELKEGVIIAKRHIHMHTDDAAKYGLKDKDLVSVLANKDGRKLIFQDVLVRVSDKYALEFHVDTDEANAAFLENNDEIEIIEKF; translated from the coding sequence ATGGTTACAAAAAAACCAGGTATAAAAGTAGGAGTATCGAATAGGCATTTACATTTATCTCAAGAAGACCTTGAAAAACTTTTTGGAAGAGGCTATCAACTTAATCCTATTAAAGATTTAGGTCAACCGGGGCAATACGCTTCAGAAGAAACTGTTGACTTAGTAGGCCCAAAAAATACGATCAAAAGAGTTAGAGTTCTTGGACCTACAAGAAAAGCCACACAAGTAGAAGTTTCAAGAACTGACGCATTTAAGTTGGGAGTTAACCCTCCTGTAAGAGATTCAGGAGACATAGTTGATAGTTCTTCTATAAAGTTAGTTGGTCCAAAAGGCGAAGTAGAATTGAAAGAAGGAGTTATAATAGCAAAAAGACATATTCACATGCACACAGATGATGCAGCAAAATATGGATTAAAAGACAAAGATTTGGTTTCAGTTTTGGCTAATAAAGACGGAAGAAAGTTAATTTTCCAAGATGTTTTAGTTAGAGTATCAGACAAATATGCTTTAGAGTTTCACGTTGATACAGATGAAGCTAATGCAGCGTTTCTTGAAAATAACGATGAAATCGAAATAATAGAAAAATTTTAA
- a CDS encoding sigma-70 family RNA polymerase sigma factor has product MRRLNVNRLVKLSKVGDMEAMGMILEKFEPMVKSVVSKYYGAWADFEDFMQIGYVGLMQAVYNYKENSGSKFSTFAYLNISSEIKSFLTYLNRQKNKVLTEAMNIENTFEDFNENSEYYIEAPESTEPDILNDYFIKQCVKDLNNDEKEIIDLWFENYTYKEISKKLNIKRKKVDNTIQKIKRIVNDKQELYEKIRMFTGGAI; this is encoded by the coding sequence ATGCGAAGATTAAATGTTAACAGGTTGGTAAAATTATCAAAGGTTGGAGACATGGAAGCCATGGGAATGATTTTAGAAAAATTTGAGCCCATGGTTAAATCTGTTGTATCAAAATACTATGGAGCTTGGGCTGATTTTGAAGATTTTATGCAAATTGGTTATGTAGGGCTAATGCAAGCAGTTTATAACTATAAAGAGAATTCTGGAAGTAAATTTTCAACTTTTGCTTACCTAAATATTTCAAGTGAAATAAAATCTTTTTTAACCTATTTAAATAGACAAAAAAACAAGGTTTTGACCGAAGCTATGAATATAGAAAATACTTTTGAAGACTTCAATGAAAATTCTGAATACTATATCGAAGCTCCAGAATCAACTGAACCTGATATTTTAAACGATTATTTCATAAAACAATGTGTTAAAGATTTGAACAACGATGAAAAAGAAATAATAGATTTGTGGTTTGAAAACTATACTTACAAAGAAATATCAAAAAAATTGAACATAAAAAGAAAAAAAGTGGATAACACTATACAAAAAATAAAAAGAATTGTCAATGACAAACAAGAGTTATATGAAAAAATTCGTATGTTTACAGGAGGTGCAATTTGA
- a CDS encoding YqeG family HAD IIIA-type phosphatase produces MNHTTGLYKYIPIPREHKPDIYSIDFEKLKKWGFKTVLFDYDFTITVWKEKKINEKTLDLFERLLAQGFQVAIVTNANDNRVKHIEEKTMGKVKVYSNMKKPSTKKLSKVLDIMETKPEHALMIGDLFITDIFAGNKLGLYTILINPYMYEIESKSKKFMANFSRLMYFIFFYTIGWFFRLMDLGVPNEFQKSIFDIDYDHIFNTNHKLLIFDFDNTLVPWHSEQIPEKVKDLMIKLKSKGFEILIATNGRASRFNNLKEELYDLGVGIHPLSLKPLTYKIKRKLRSLNKKPNECVLIGDQLFTDILAGNISGFYTIKIEPLSKKEGSWTKFVRKLEKLSIKMMRKKPKLFKEKGGNNNEM; encoded by the coding sequence TTGAACCACACAACGGGATTGTATAAATACATCCCAATCCCCAGAGAACATAAACCAGATATCTACTCCATAGATTTTGAGAAACTCAAAAAATGGGGGTTTAAAACGGTATTATTCGATTATGATTTCACAATAACCGTATGGAAAGAAAAAAAAATAAATGAAAAGACGCTCGATTTATTCGAGCGTCTTTTAGCTCAAGGTTTTCAAGTTGCAATTGTCACAAACGCTAATGATAATAGGGTAAAACATATTGAAGAAAAAACTATGGGTAAAGTCAAAGTTTATTCTAACATGAAAAAACCCTCAACAAAAAAGCTTTCAAAAGTTTTGGATATTATGGAAACAAAACCAGAACATGCTTTGATGATTGGTGATTTATTCATAACAGATATATTCGCTGGAAATAAACTGGGATTATACACAATATTGATAAATCCGTATATGTATGAAATTGAAAGTAAATCAAAAAAATTTATGGCAAATTTTTCCAGATTAATGTATTTCATATTTTTTTATACGATAGGGTGGTTTTTCAGATTGATGGACTTAGGTGTACCAAATGAATTTCAAAAATCTATTTTTGATATAGATTACGATCATATTTTTAATACAAATCACAAACTTTTGATTTTTGATTTTGATAACACTTTAGTACCTTGGCATTCAGAGCAAATCCCTGAAAAAGTTAAAGATTTGATGATAAAACTAAAATCAAAAGGCTTTGAAATTTTGATAGCTACGAACGGAAGAGCTTCAAGATTCAACAACTTAAAAGAGGAATTGTACGATTTGGGTGTGGGCATTCACCCTTTGTCGCTAAAACCCTTAACCTATAAAATAAAAAGAAAATTAAGATCTTTAAATAAGAAGCCTAATGAATGCGTTTTAATAGGAGATCAACTTTTCACAGATATTTTAGCTGGAAATATTTCTGGATTTTATACAATAAAGATTGAACCTTTGAGTAAAAAAGAAGGTAGTTGGACTAAATTTGTTAGAAAACTTGAAAAGTTGAGTATTAAAATGATGAGAAAAAAACCCAAACTTTTTAAAGAAAAAGGGGGAAATAATAATGAAATGTGA
- a CDS encoding PhoH family protein, which produces MVKNYILDTNVLIHDPECIFNFQDNNVIIPFPVIEEIDKLKTRNDKVAKSARDVNRLLDSYRNNGNLHDGVNLDNGGFLKIEVIDRKDADIPKYFGQSKDDHILFYAKYINERDKDIETIVVSKDLNVRVKASAIGLKSEDYLTDKVDIKILPDGYFEAEKKEFLNEKEYLEKDEALKLLPEGSEINPNSYLKYGKSYYIYNENERFEKINLSYDNEFYSIKPRNIEQLFAFNALFNEKIKFVTLVGIAGTGKTLVSLAAGLTQVVELKKYEKLMVSKPVIPMGKDIGYLPGSIEEKMRPWLKPIYDNLDFLFSGKGKKPDDYLEKRDILEIEVLSYIRGRSIPDQFIIIDEAQNLTPAEVKTILTRVGENTKIILTGDPYQIDNPYLDSSSNGLVYAASKFKNSGIAAHITMKKGERSELATLAAEIL; this is translated from the coding sequence ATGGTAAAAAATTATATTTTGGACACCAATGTACTAATTCATGATCCTGAATGTATTTTTAATTTTCAAGATAACAATGTTATAATTCCTTTTCCAGTTATTGAAGAAATTGACAAATTGAAAACCAGAAATGACAAAGTTGCCAAATCTGCAAGAGATGTTAATAGATTATTAGATTCTTATAGAAATAACGGGAATCTTCATGATGGAGTGAATTTAGACAACGGTGGCTTTTTGAAAATTGAGGTCATAGATAGAAAAGATGCTGATATACCCAAATATTTTGGTCAGTCTAAAGACGATCATATTCTTTTTTACGCTAAATATATAAATGAAAGAGATAAAGACATTGAAACAATAGTAGTGAGTAAAGATTTGAATGTTAGGGTTAAGGCAAGTGCTATTGGATTGAAATCAGAAGATTATTTAACCGATAAAGTGGATATTAAAATTCTTCCTGATGGATATTTTGAAGCCGAAAAAAAAGAATTTTTAAATGAGAAAGAATATTTAGAAAAAGACGAGGCCCTAAAATTACTACCAGAAGGTTCAGAAATTAACCCAAACTCTTATCTAAAATATGGAAAAAGTTATTACATTTATAACGAAAATGAAAGATTCGAAAAGATAAACTTGAGTTATGACAATGAATTTTACAGTATTAAACCCAGAAACATAGAACAACTTTTTGCTTTTAACGCTTTATTTAATGAAAAAATAAAATTTGTTACACTTGTCGGAATTGCAGGCACGGGTAAAACATTGGTATCCTTGGCCGCCGGTTTAACCCAAGTTGTTGAATTAAAAAAATATGAAAAATTAATGGTTTCAAAACCAGTAATACCTATGGGCAAAGATATAGGATATCTACCGGGCAGTATCGAAGAAAAAATGAGACCTTGGTTAAAACCTATTTACGATAATTTGGATTTTTTGTTTTCAGGCAAAGGGAAAAAACCGGATGATTATTTAGAAAAAAGGGACATTTTAGAGATAGAGGTTCTTTCCTATATTAGGGGCAGATCTATACCAGATCAATTTATAATAATAGATGAAGCACAAAATCTTACTCCTGCAGAAGTAAAAACAATATTGACCAGAGTTGGAGAAAATACAAAAATTATTTTGACAGGGGACCCTTATCAAATAGATAACCCTTATTTAGACAGCAGCTCTAATGGTTTGGTTTATGCAGCCTCTAAATTTAAAAACTCAGGTATAGCTGCACATATAACAATGAAAAAAGGAGAAAGATCCGAATTGGCGACTTTGGCAGCAGAAATATTGTAA
- a CDS encoding DUF4911 domain-containing protein, whose amino-acid sequence MNDILEYDVYVDIDKNDIHLITYLLEGEAHLMSVRNRQENGFLKIIVPKDNLDDALKLIRSVKEEAIKMEVIKVEPHNGIV is encoded by the coding sequence ATGAACGATATATTAGAATATGATGTTTATGTTGATATAGATAAAAATGATATTCATCTAATAACTTATCTTTTAGAAGGAGAAGCACACCTGATGAGTGTAAGAAACAGGCAAGAAAATGGTTTCTTGAAAATTATTGTTCCTAAAGATAACTTAGATGATGCTTTGAAACTAATTAGATCTGTTAAAGAAGAAGCTATTAAAATGGAGGTTATAAAAGTTGAACCACACAACGGGATTGTATAA
- a CDS encoding 3'-5' exonuclease yields the protein MINLKEAVFVAFDFETTGLSPYKGDRIIEIAAVPIYENKIKYDYIFQSLVNPEIKIPAQVSSYHKLNNSDIDTAPLLTDIMPKFKNYISNSVLISHNVEMDLNFLDIAAKESGIYSVDNYYLDTLEISRFFIKNGPYNLESLSKKLKLGKFIPHRARDDAIITAKLFLKLVKKFSMSQMQDFLKKWRG from the coding sequence ATGATAAATTTGAAAGAAGCTGTATTCGTAGCTTTTGATTTTGAAACTACTGGCTTGTCTCCATATAAAGGAGATAGGATTATAGAAATAGCCGCTGTACCAATCTATGAAAACAAAATAAAATATGATTATATATTTCAATCTCTTGTAAATCCTGAAATTAAAATCCCTGCACAAGTTTCTTCTTATCACAAGTTAAATAATTCTGATATAGATACTGCACCTCTTTTAACTGATATCATGCCCAAATTCAAAAATTACATATCCAATTCTGTTTTGATTTCACACAATGTAGAAATGGACCTAAACTTTTTGGATATTGCCGCAAAGGAATCAGGAATTTATTCTGTTGATAACTATTATTTAGATACTTTAGAAATTTCGAGATTTTTTATTAAAAATGGCCCTTATAATTTGGAAAGCCTATCAAAGAAATTGAAACTTGGAAAATTCATCCCACACAGAGCCAGGGATGATGCTATAATAACTGCAAAACTATTTTTGAAATTGGTTAAAAAATTTTCAATGTCACAAATGCAGGATTTTTTAAAAAAATGGAGGGGATAA
- the yqeH gene encoding ribosome biogenesis GTPase YqeH — MKCEGCGVTIQSLDKEKAGYIPQNVLDEKIIENDKILCQRCFKLKNYNHLMPFNLDSDFLPQLEEVVKDFNTIIWVIDIMDFEGTFRDEIAEKLKGKEVILLANKIDLLPKTSALSEVKEWLFKKVRNKLRIKKENIRMISAKTGFGFNKIRKIITMTEKEKALIIGVTNTGKSSVLNKISEGDATVSSYPGTTLSLIKTYLSQSNIEIYDTPGIEPDDRLYDFFDIYTQVKMVPNKNIEIGTYKLEKERVFFISSLVYFIVEERGEGDLKPIFTVFASNNISVHETNIEKIEDVMKNRDVTFPPYTDDYNFDEIEFNEQKLTIKEGYDLSIPGFGWLSVKRGPLVITIKKPKKLNIYIRKSMIKPKIR, encoded by the coding sequence ATGAAATGTGAAGGTTGCGGAGTTACAATACAATCTTTAGATAAAGAAAAAGCTGGTTATATCCCGCAAAATGTTTTAGACGAAAAAATAATAGAAAACGATAAAATTTTGTGTCAAAGGTGTTTTAAATTAAAAAATTATAATCACTTAATGCCATTTAATTTAGACTCAGATTTTTTACCTCAATTAGAAGAAGTTGTAAAAGATTTTAACACTATAATTTGGGTTATTGATATAATGGACTTTGAAGGCACTTTCAGAGATGAAATAGCTGAAAAATTAAAAGGTAAAGAAGTAATTTTATTAGCTAATAAAATAGACCTTTTGCCGAAAACTTCAGCATTATCAGAAGTAAAAGAATGGTTATTTAAAAAAGTTAGGAATAAATTAAGAATAAAAAAAGAAAATATTAGGATGATCTCAGCTAAAACCGGATTTGGTTTTAACAAAATACGAAAGATTATCACAATGACTGAAAAAGAAAAGGCTTTGATTATTGGAGTTACAAATACAGGGAAATCTTCAGTGTTAAATAAAATATCTGAAGGCGACGCTACAGTATCTTCTTATCCAGGCACTACTTTGAGTTTAATCAAAACTTATTTATCACAATCAAATATTGAAATTTATGATACCCCTGGTATTGAACCAGATGATAGGTTATATGATTTTTTTGATATTTACACTCAAGTAAAAATGGTACCAAATAAAAACATTGAAATTGGTACTTATAAACTGGAAAAAGAAAGGGTCTTTTTCATAAGTTCACTGGTTTATTTTATTGTTGAGGAAAGAGGAGAAGGTGATCTAAAACCTATTTTTACAGTTTTTGCTTCAAACAATATATCTGTACATGAAACAAACATTGAAAAAATAGAAGACGTTATGAAAAATAGAGACGTGACTTTCCCACCATATACTGATGATTATAATTTTGATGAAATAGAGTTCAACGAACAAAAGTTAACAATTAAAGAAGGTTACGATCTTTCTATACCAGGATTTGGGTGGCTTTCTGTAAAAAGAGGTCCTTTGGTTATTACTATTAAAAAACCAAAAAAATTAAATATTTATATAAGAAAATCAATGATAAAACCAAAAATCAGATAA